In Chryseobacterium camelliae, one DNA window encodes the following:
- a CDS encoding DUF4291 domain-containing protein: protein MKLKLKNYKEQLQVWPQEGYHLMAQYDDEKIIVYQSYRKEISEFAVQNQYFGGLFSLERMTWIKPNFLWMMYRNGWGKKEGQEYVLAIHLKMDAFRKYLENAIYSDYNDRLGISREVWQNQVRESSARLQWDPDHDPFGAKLDRRAIQIGLRNNLIKSFAQDDILLIEDISEFVQVQHQCVLNDDLDNLVTPEEKMLLFDDEDLNKKLRLK from the coding sequence GTGAAACTCAAATTAAAAAATTATAAAGAACAACTACAGGTTTGGCCACAGGAAGGATATCACCTCATGGCACAATATGATGACGAAAAAATTATTGTATACCAATCATACCGTAAGGAAATCAGTGAGTTTGCTGTTCAGAATCAGTACTTCGGAGGTCTTTTCAGTTTGGAAAGGATGACTTGGATCAAACCGAATTTTCTCTGGATGATGTACCGCAATGGCTGGGGCAAAAAAGAAGGGCAGGAATATGTGCTGGCCATTCATCTGAAAATGGATGCTTTTAGGAAATACCTGGAAAATGCCATTTATTCTGACTACAACGATAGATTGGGAATATCCAGAGAAGTATGGCAGAACCAGGTAAGGGAGTCTTCTGCAAGGCTGCAGTGGGATCCGGATCACGATCCTTTCGGGGCAAAACTGGACAGAAGGGCGATCCAGATCGGTTTGAGAAATAATCTGATAAAATCTTTTGCTCAGGATGATATTCTGTTAATTGAAGATATTTCGGAATTTGTACAGGTACAACATCAGTGTGTTTTGAATGATGATCTGGATAACCTTGTCACTCCGGAAGAAAAAATGCTGCTGTTTGATGATGAGGATTTAAATAAAAAATTAAGATTAAAATAA
- a CDS encoding NUDIX hydrolase, with protein MNTPKKLQDIKVAVDAVVFGYFDKEDLQILLIKRNIEPFKGGWALPGGLVLDDENLDDAVKRELHEEAGINPDFLEQLYTFGNVGRDPRNRVVSVAYLGLVNPSYHELSADSDADDARWFSVNRLPALAFDHQTIIDLALKRLRTKIQYQPIGFNLLNDEFPFSDLENLYKTIIGQEIDRRNFRKKIMSYGLLNETNNFKKEGSGRPGKMFTFNQEKYKELEEQGFYFEIK; from the coding sequence ATGAACACTCCAAAGAAATTACAGGATATAAAAGTAGCGGTAGACGCAGTTGTTTTCGGGTATTTTGATAAAGAAGACCTGCAAATTCTCCTTATCAAAAGGAATATTGAACCCTTTAAAGGGGGATGGGCTCTTCCGGGCGGGCTGGTGCTTGACGATGAAAACCTGGATGATGCCGTTAAAAGGGAACTCCACGAAGAAGCAGGCATAAACCCTGATTTTCTGGAACAGCTCTATACTTTTGGTAATGTAGGCCGTGATCCGCGGAATAGGGTAGTTTCTGTGGCTTATCTGGGGCTTGTGAACCCTTCCTATCATGAATTGTCTGCCGACTCTGATGCAGATGATGCTCGATGGTTCAGTGTCAACAGGCTGCCGGCACTGGCTTTTGATCACCAGACTATCATTGATCTAGCTCTAAAAAGGCTTCGTACGAAGATACAGTACCAACCGATCGGATTCAATCTGCTGAATGACGAGTTTCCTTTTTCAGACCTGGAGAACCTGTACAAAACCATTATCGGCCAGGAGATCGACCGGCGGAATTTCCGGAAGAAAATCATGAGTTACGGACTGCTGAATGAAACCAATAACTTTAAGAAAGAAGGCAGTGGCAGGCCGGGAAAAATGTTCACTTTTAATCAGGAAAAGTACAAAGAGCTGGAAGAACAGGGATTCTATTTTGAAATAAAATAA
- a CDS encoding RNA 2'-phosphotransferase, whose amino-acid sequence MNEQQKKKISKFLSLVLRHKPETIHLNLDENGWAHVDELITKSRRDSYQGFTFEELDEIVATNDKQRFIFNQDKTKIRANQGHSVAIDLALQPLQPPEFLYHGTAEVNVPSILENGIEKRSRQHVHLSQDKETATKVGMRHGKPVILTIQTGKMQEDGILFYLSENNVWLTDFVNPEYISTI is encoded by the coding sequence ATGAATGAACAACAGAAAAAGAAGATCAGCAAATTTTTAAGCCTCGTGCTCAGGCATAAACCTGAAACCATCCATTTGAATCTGGATGAAAACGGCTGGGCACATGTTGATGAATTAATCACAAAATCAAGAAGAGATTCTTATCAGGGCTTTACTTTCGAAGAACTCGATGAGATAGTGGCAACCAATGATAAACAACGGTTTATTTTTAATCAAGATAAAACGAAAATCCGGGCAAATCAGGGACATTCTGTAGCCATCGACCTGGCTTTACAGCCACTACAGCCGCCGGAATTCCTGTACCATGGAACGGCAGAAGTCAATGTTCCGTCAATCCTTGAAAACGGAATTGAAAAGCGGAGCCGGCAGCACGTACATTTAAGTCAGGATAAAGAAACTGCCACTAAAGTAGGAATGCGCCATGGTAAACCTGTAATTTTAACCATACAAACAGGAAAAATGCAGGAAGACGGAATTCTGTTTTATCTTTCGGAAAATAATGTCTGGCTGACAGATTTTGTAAATCCCGAATACATTTCGACTATATGA
- a CDS encoding adenylosuccinate synthetase, producing the protein MVIRFSGGQQAAHTVMIDDRKHIHSSFCSGALRGLPSYFTEHCTIHPVFMYNEWKELKSKNGNTSLHIHPLAKVTTPFDVLHNRKDVRNTEHGTCGKGVGATMKRHESPYRLFAADLIAPRSMLIEKLKGIASYYGFSDGEEIQAALDDFLYAIDQMEWKIEGYKYLNTFDHLIFEGSQGILLDMDHGVFPNVTYAHTTSKNAHEVCKQIGIDQIEMYYVTRSYATRHGNGWMSSEKELSLQNNEEETCIFNEYQGVFRTGYLDYELLNYALKVDEGYRFSDRKNLVVTCLDQLDVPFKLEKLEVKFDAVFGSHAPYSNAFRRIDAIFLKQE; encoded by the coding sequence GTGGTCATCAGGTTTTCTGGAGGGCAGCAGGCGGCACACACGGTTATGATCGATGACAGGAAGCATATCCATTCCAGCTTCTGCAGCGGGGCATTGCGTGGACTGCCTTCTTATTTCACCGAGCACTGCACGATTCATCCTGTTTTTATGTATAATGAATGGAAAGAATTGAAAAGTAAGAACGGGAATACCAGCCTCCATATCCATCCGCTGGCTAAAGTAACCACTCCTTTTGATGTCCTTCATAACAGGAAAGATGTAAGAAATACTGAGCATGGGACCTGCGGGAAAGGGGTTGGTGCTACGATGAAAAGACATGAAAGTCCGTACCGGCTGTTTGCGGCTGATCTGATCGCTCCTAGATCCATGCTGATTGAAAAGCTGAAAGGGATTGCCTCCTACTATGGTTTTTCAGACGGAGAAGAAATACAGGCGGCTCTGGATGACTTTCTGTATGCTATTGATCAGATGGAATGGAAAATTGAGGGCTACAAGTATCTGAATACATTTGACCATCTGATTTTTGAAGGCAGTCAGGGAATCCTGCTCGATATGGACCACGGAGTATTTCCGAACGTAACCTATGCCCACACCACCTCAAAAAATGCGCATGAGGTATGCAAACAAATCGGAATTGACCAAATAGAAATGTATTATGTGACCAGAAGTTATGCGACACGCCACGGAAACGGCTGGATGAGCAGTGAAAAAGAACTTTCATTGCAAAACAATGAAGAAGAAACCTGTATCTTTAATGAATATCAGGGAGTCTTCAGGACTGGGTATCTGGATTATGAACTGTTGAATTACGCGCTGAAAGTAGATGAAGGGTATAGATTTTCAGATCGGAAGAATCTGGTAGTTACCTGTCTAGACCAGCTGGATGTACCGTTTAAGCTTGAAAAATTGGAGGTAAAGTTTGACGCGGTATTTGGGTCTCATGCTCCGTATTCAAATGCATTCAGAAGAATTGACGCCATTTTTTTGAAACAGGAGTAA
- a CDS encoding endonuclease/exonuclease/phosphatase family protein, which translates to MKIVRFILLIAHVGILMLLSAMLLNDYISPKTFSWLNLLSLGFPILMVAYIMLTMMWIVLWKKRAIVFLLFGLLFFNATIRWVNYTPVNKKTPDVKIMSFNIKAGKYGQDEIQQYISRCNPDIVLLQECSDVSYFKGFPEKKANAVVSILSKYKIISQKELIENEIGNGDSENAYATQNDIEIKGNIYRIINVHLQSYYFEKENLKLNGNEQEDKLKVKNVLGRLLSTFKIHQEQVELIRKAAEKSPYPVIVAGDFNAVPNSYEYYHIAGYLKDAFVEAGRGSGTSFHDYKFPIRIDYIFTSKNIEAVTYHVDRSVNLSDHDPVLATFRLNAKNSQN; encoded by the coding sequence GTGAAGATTGTCCGTTTTATTTTGCTGATCGCTCATGTAGGGATTCTTATGCTGTTATCAGCCATGCTGCTCAACGATTATATTTCGCCCAAGACTTTTTCCTGGCTTAATCTGCTGTCCCTGGGTTTCCCCATCTTAATGGTTGCTTATATCATGCTAACAATGATGTGGATTGTGCTGTGGAAGAAAAGAGCCATTGTATTTCTTTTGTTTGGCCTTCTTTTTTTTAATGCAACAATCCGCTGGGTCAATTATACGCCGGTCAACAAAAAAACACCGGATGTGAAGATCATGTCTTTCAATATTAAAGCTGGTAAATACGGCCAGGATGAAATTCAACAATACATCAGTCGGTGCAATCCGGACATCGTGCTTTTGCAGGAATGTTCTGATGTGAGCTATTTTAAAGGCTTTCCGGAAAAAAAAGCCAATGCCGTAGTGTCTATCCTATCAAAGTATAAAATCATCAGCCAGAAGGAGCTGATTGAAAATGAGATCGGGAACGGAGACTCAGAAAATGCGTATGCCACACAAAATGATATTGAGATCAAAGGAAATATCTACCGGATCATCAACGTCCATTTACAGTCGTATTATTTTGAAAAGGAAAACCTGAAGCTCAATGGTAACGAACAGGAAGATAAATTAAAAGTAAAAAATGTCCTGGGCAGGCTGCTGTCTACTTTTAAAATACATCAGGAACAGGTGGAGCTCATCAGGAAAGCTGCTGAAAAGTCCCCTTACCCGGTGATCGTAGCCGGAGACTTCAATGCGGTTCCGAATTCCTACGAATATTATCATATTGCCGGATATCTGAAAGATGCCTTCGTAGAGGCCGGGCGAGGAAGCGGTACCAGCTTCCATGACTATAAATTTCCCATCCGTATTGATTATATATTCACTTCAAAAAATATAGAAGCGGTCACCTACCACGTAGACCGGTCCGTTAATTTATCTGATCATGATCCAGTACTTGCCACATTCAGATTAAATGCCAAAAACTCCCAAAATTAG
- a CDS encoding metallophosphoesterase family protein has protein sequence MKRTLAIGDIHGGFKALKQVLERAKVTKDDALIFLGDYVDGWSESAKVIDFLMKVAERQECIFIRGNHDAWCEDWLFFGKNEDIWLSNGGKSTVESYTGYSPDELEMHLEFFRQMKNYHVDEENRLFIHAGYSSMHGPDKEVYSTNYRWDRTLWETAVAMDKKLSKNSISYPKRLLLYKEIFIGHTPTLHLESTEPMNKANIWNLDTGAAFTGSLTIMDIKTKEFWQSDPLPALYPDEKGRNKDAVKMIR, from the coding sequence ATGAAAAGAACATTAGCAATAGGTGACATCCACGGAGGATTTAAAGCGCTGAAACAAGTCCTGGAAAGGGCAAAAGTAACAAAAGATGATGCATTGATCTTTCTGGGGGATTATGTAGACGGCTGGAGCGAATCTGCCAAAGTGATTGATTTTTTAATGAAAGTTGCAGAACGTCAGGAATGTATCTTTATCAGAGGGAACCATGATGCCTGGTGCGAAGACTGGCTTTTCTTCGGAAAGAATGAAGACATCTGGCTGTCCAATGGTGGAAAAAGTACAGTTGAAAGTTATACTGGTTATTCTCCGGACGAACTGGAAATGCACCTGGAATTTTTCCGGCAGATGAAAAACTATCATGTGGATGAGGAAAACCGACTGTTTATCCATGCGGGGTATTCTTCCATGCATGGCCCGGACAAAGAAGTATATTCCACCAATTACCGCTGGGACAGAACTCTTTGGGAAACTGCCGTAGCCATGGATAAAAAGTTGTCCAAAAATTCCATATCATATCCTAAAAGACTGCTTCTTTACAAAGAAATCTTTATTGGCCATACCCCGACTTTACATCTGGAAAGTACGGAGCCAATGAACAAAGCCAATATATGGAATTTAGATACAGGAGCTGCTTTCACCGGATCACTAACTATAATGGATATCAAGACCAAAGAATTCTGGCAGAGCGACCCGCTTCCTGCTTTATATCCTGATGAGAAAGGACGGAATAAAGATGCTGTTAAAATGATACGGTAA
- a CDS encoding ADP-ribosylglycohydrolase family protein, whose product MKNTVKAGIFGICIGDALGVPVEFRSREQLKRSPVTTMRSMGSHRQPAGTWSDDSSLTLCLTDSLCKGYDLEDMALKFLQWYNEEIWTPYGRVFDIGIATSQAIQRIGKGIVPTLCGGYSEFDNGNGSLMRILPLAFLS is encoded by the coding sequence ATGAAAAATACTGTAAAAGCCGGAATTTTCGGAATTTGCATTGGCGATGCACTAGGCGTGCCGGTGGAATTCAGGAGCAGAGAGCAATTGAAACGTTCTCCGGTTACCACTATGAGGTCAATGGGAAGCCATCGTCAACCGGCCGGAACATGGAGCGATGATAGCTCATTAACCCTATGTCTTACAGACAGCCTTTGCAAAGGGTATGATCTGGAAGACATGGCACTAAAGTTTTTACAGTGGTACAATGAAGAGATCTGGACACCCTATGGCAGGGTTTTCGACATTGGAATCGCCACTTCGCAAGCTATTCAGAGAATAGGCAAAGGGATTGTTCCAACTTTATGTGGAGGATATTCTGAGTTTGATAATGGAAATGGCTCTTTGATGAGAATCCTTCCATTAGCTTTTTTATCTTAA
- a CDS encoding O-acetyl-ADP-ribose deacetylase yields the protein MKVELIKGDITKIQADAIVNAANSSLLGGGGVDGAIHRAGGKQILDECIVIRNKQGKCNTGEAVVTTAGNLPAKYVIHTVGPVWNGDEKECVSLLENCYNNSLKLAESLGVKTIAFPNISTGVYRFPKELAGKIAVETVKNFRSDSIEKIIFVCFDDENEAIYKRLLA from the coding sequence ATGAAAGTAGAATTAATAAAAGGCGATATCACCAAAATACAAGCAGACGCCATTGTCAATGCGGCCAATTCCTCTTTGTTGGGCGGCGGTGGGGTAGACGGGGCCATTCACCGGGCAGGCGGAAAGCAGATCCTTGATGAATGTATCGTAATCAGAAATAAACAAGGAAAATGCAATACCGGGGAAGCAGTAGTAACTACAGCGGGAAATCTTCCGGCGAAATATGTCATTCATACCGTTGGCCCGGTCTGGAATGGGGATGAGAAAGAGTGCGTTTCTCTGTTGGAGAACTGCTACAACAATTCACTGAAACTGGCAGAAAGCCTGGGGGTAAAAACCATAGCTTTTCCTAACATCAGTACCGGAGTCTATCGCTTTCCGAAAGAACTGGCAGGAAAAATTGCGGTGGAGACTGTAAAGAACTTCCGGTCAGACAGTATTGAAAAAATTATTTTCGTCTGTTTTGATGATGAAAATGAAGCGATTTATAAAAGGCTTTTAGCATAA
- a CDS encoding GH3 auxin-responsive promoter family protein → MATKALFNTVVNWFIRQRIDQIQNFIDHPVETQKGILFSQLFHAEDTEYGKKYGFNSISSYQDFKNKVPVVCYEDMEPYIEKARQGCKDVSWPGYIKHFAKSSGTTNAKSKFIPISAESLEYCHMKAGKDMVSIYANNHPENQLFTNKNLRLGGSSELYADFNTKFGDLSAILIDNLPFWVEVTTTPSKKVSLMSEWESKLKAIVSEVKHQDVGSILGVPSWMMVLLQRILHEKDISSISELWPNLEVFFHGGISFKPYREQYKQIIGKKINYYEIYNASEGFFGIQDRSDSDEMLLMLDYGIFYEFIPMDQFHSSNRKVVNLEDVEIGKNYAMVITTNGGLWRYLIGDTVIFTSVNPFRIKITGRTKHYINAFGEELMITNVESALSRACEETNAYITEFTGAPIFMKENESGAHEWIFEFSRQPDNLDRFIDVFDSHLKSINSDYEAKRYNNITLKRPVVHIARPNLFYCWLESKGKLGGQNKVPRLCNDREYMDPLLEMNK, encoded by the coding sequence ATGGCAACAAAGGCACTCTTTAATACGGTGGTCAACTGGTTCATCCGTCAGCGAATCGATCAGATCCAGAATTTCATCGACCATCCTGTTGAGACTCAGAAAGGTATCCTGTTTTCTCAGCTGTTTCATGCTGAAGATACAGAATACGGAAAAAAGTACGGATTTAACTCCATTTCCAGCTATCAGGACTTTAAGAATAAGGTTCCGGTGGTCTGCTACGAAGATATGGAGCCTTACATAGAAAAGGCACGGCAGGGATGCAAAGATGTCAGCTGGCCGGGCTACATTAAGCATTTTGCAAAATCTTCCGGTACCACCAATGCCAAGAGCAAATTTATTCCCATTTCTGCAGAAAGCCTCGAATACTGCCATATGAAAGCCGGAAAGGATATGGTATCCATTTATGCCAATAACCATCCTGAAAACCAGCTTTTCACCAATAAAAACCTGCGTCTGGGCGGAAGCTCAGAGCTGTACGCGGACTTCAATACCAAATTCGGTGACCTTTCGGCCATCTTAATCGATAATCTTCCTTTCTGGGTGGAAGTTACCACGACTCCGAGCAAAAAAGTTTCACTGATGTCTGAATGGGAAAGCAAGCTTAAGGCAATTGTTTCCGAGGTAAAACACCAGGACGTAGGCAGTATCCTTGGAGTGCCAAGCTGGATGATGGTTCTGCTACAGAGAATTCTACATGAAAAGGATATCAGCAGCATCTCCGAACTCTGGCCAAATCTTGAGGTATTCTTCCATGGAGGGATCAGCTTCAAGCCCTACCGGGAACAGTATAAACAGATCATCGGCAAAAAGATCAATTACTACGAAATTTACAACGCTTCGGAAGGATTTTTCGGGATCCAGGACCGGTCAGACAGCGATGAAATGCTGCTGATGTTGGATTACGGGATCTTCTATGAATTTATTCCAATGGACCAGTTTCATTCCTCCAACCGGAAAGTCGTGAACCTGGAAGACGTGGAGATCGGGAAGAATTATGCCATGGTCATCACCACTAACGGAGGGCTTTGGAGGTACCTGATCGGGGATACGGTGATTTTCACTTCTGTGAATCCGTTCCGGATCAAAATTACGGGCAGGACCAAACATTACATCAATGCTTTCGGGGAAGAGCTGATGATCACCAATGTAGAATCTGCGCTTTCCAGAGCCTGTGAAGAAACCAATGCCTATATCACGGAATTTACCGGGGCCCCGATATTCATGAAAGAGAATGAAAGCGGCGCACATGAATGGATCTTTGAGTTTAGCCGGCAGCCGGATAACCTGGACCGCTTCATAGATGTATTTGACAGCCATCTGAAATCCATCAATTCGGATTATGAAGCCAAGAGATACAATAACATCACCCTTAAACGGCCGGTAGTGCATATCGCACGCCCTAACCTGTTCTATTGCTGGCTGGAGTCCAAGGGTAAACTCGGAGGGCAGAACAAGGTCCCAAGACTGTGCAATGACCGGGAATATATGGATCCTTTACTGGAAATGAACAAATAA
- a CDS encoding SMI1/KNR4 family protein encodes MKKYNFRFVHDPENQNIGLTTDEINVFQKELNLKFPEAYKLYLQTAGKNSNVFPVEGNSEKLKRIQEELRAELEQLELPENKNVFCLRKDNYYCNYFQRNFESYLFFNLYEDAKNPKLYLLDEICINEGWNAFQKQVTEKDDFVSFINHKTGEKYGISMGQHIKNIPLYIISLPITIAVLTILAFQVIKEKIVNK; translated from the coding sequence ATGAAAAAGTATAATTTCAGATTTGTACATGATCCAGAAAATCAAAATATAGGATTAACCACTGATGAAATTAATGTATTTCAAAAAGAATTAAACCTGAAATTTCCGGAAGCTTATAAATTGTATCTTCAGACTGCAGGGAAGAACTCAAATGTTTTTCCCGTTGAAGGTAATTCTGAAAAATTAAAAAGAATCCAGGAGGAGTTGAGGGCAGAATTAGAGCAGCTGGAGTTGCCTGAAAATAAAAATGTTTTTTGCTTAAGAAAAGATAATTATTATTGTAACTATTTTCAGAGAAATTTTGAATCTTACCTGTTTTTTAACTTGTATGAAGATGCAAAAAATCCTAAACTATATCTCCTTGATGAAATTTGTATCAATGAAGGATGGAATGCTTTTCAGAAACAGGTGACAGAAAAAGATGATTTTGTATCATTTATTAATCATAAAACGGGAGAGAAATATGGAATCAGTATGGGTCAGCACATTAAAAATATTCCCTTATACATTATTTCTTTACCGATAACTATTGCTGTCTTAACAATTCTGGCCTTTCAGGTTATAAAAGAAAAAATTGTAAACAAATGA
- a CDS encoding ADP-ribosylglycohydrolase family protein — protein MTHGHFRSVFACFVYVVFAIELIKGKNKKEAYIYTQRMALEFAESQRFNPKEIQLFARILCNDISQYPENEISSSGYVLHSLEASLWCFLNSGSYSESVLKAVNLGEDTDTTGAITGGLAGLYYGFEGIPEEWIEVLARKEDIEKLCRKLKDQLMK, from the coding sequence ATTACTCATGGGCACTTCCGTTCCGTATTTGCATGCTTTGTTTATGTGGTCTTTGCGATTGAATTAATCAAAGGAAAAAACAAAAAAGAAGCATATATTTATACACAAAGGATGGCTTTGGAATTTGCAGAAAGTCAGCGCTTTAATCCAAAAGAGATTCAGCTTTTTGCAAGGATCTTATGTAATGATATTTCACAATATCCGGAAAACGAAATAAGTTCATCTGGTTATGTCCTTCACAGCCTGGAAGCCTCATTATGGTGTTTCCTGAATTCCGGAAGTTATTCCGAATCAGTTCTGAAAGCCGTTAATCTAGGTGAGGATACCGATACAACAGGAGCAATCACCGGTGGACTGGCAGGACTGTATTACGGCTTTGAAGGTATTCCTGAAGAGTGGATTGAAGTGTTGGCAAGGAAAGAGGATATTGAGAAGCTGTGTAGGAAATTAAAAGATCAATTGATGAAATAA
- a CDS encoding endonuclease/exonuclease/phosphatase family protein, protein MKLPRILLGIHITVIILLLCTLGNAWIPPNILSNLNFLSLGFPYLIVLHIILTLVWIFKREKIALAFVAVTFLFYNPIRRWINFSPDKEDVKSMRNIKVLTFNVKYGFFGWDKVKKYIEDQKADIILVQEKDTNRALRRDMVKYPTVILKTKHRIIRQEELIEDRSRGNSFYADIDINGKIVRVVNVYLEPFRLHKSMLQFDGIEKEGGKINALLSHMTPTFKAHEEQIKKIRKAVDLSPYPVILAGDFNSVPNSYEYFNLGKDLQDAFLTAGNGSSTSFHDYKVPLRIDYIFTSKSIIALSYKVDHSVKLSDHYPVIAEFLLN, encoded by the coding sequence ATGAAACTGCCACGGATTTTATTAGGGATTCATATCACCGTAATTATTCTGCTGCTGTGTACCTTAGGGAATGCATGGATACCGCCTAACATTCTTTCCAACCTGAACTTCCTTTCTCTCGGATTTCCTTATCTCATTGTTTTGCATATTATCCTGACGCTGGTATGGATATTTAAAAGGGAAAAAATCGCATTGGCATTCGTAGCGGTGACATTCCTGTTTTATAATCCTATACGCCGATGGATCAACTTTTCTCCCGATAAGGAAGATGTAAAGTCAATGCGCAACATTAAAGTACTGACCTTCAATGTAAAATACGGCTTTTTTGGCTGGGATAAAGTTAAAAAATATATCGAGGACCAGAAAGCAGATATTATCCTGGTTCAGGAGAAAGATACCAACAGGGCTTTAAGAAGAGACATGGTAAAATACCCTACGGTTATTTTAAAGACCAAGCACAGGATCATCAGACAGGAAGAGCTAATAGAAGACCGTTCCAGAGGCAATTCCTTCTATGCGGATATCGATATCAACGGAAAGATTGTACGGGTAGTTAATGTTTACCTGGAACCTTTCAGGCTCCATAAATCTATGCTGCAGTTTGATGGCATCGAAAAGGAAGGAGGCAAAATCAACGCCCTGCTTTCCCATATGACCCCCACGTTCAAAGCACATGAAGAACAGATCAAGAAAATAAGGAAAGCCGTTGACCTTTCCCCCTATCCTGTCATCCTGGCGGGAGACTTCAATTCTGTCCCAAATTCCTATGAATACTTTAATCTGGGTAAAGATCTTCAGGATGCTTTTTTAACTGCGGGAAACGGAAGTTCTACCAGTTTTCACGATTATAAGGTCCCGCTGAGGATCGATTATATCTTCACTTCAAAATCCATTATTGCCCTGAGTTATAAAGTGGACCATTCTGTAAAATTATCGGATCATTATCCTGTAATTGCAGAATTTCTGCTAAATTAG
- a CDS encoding SIR2 family NAD-dependent protein deacylase, which produces MKKLTVLTGAGISAESGIKTFRDGDGLWENHSITDVASPEGWRKDRALVLEFYNQRRRQLHEVEPNEAHRLLAELENYFEVQIITQNIDDLHERAGSTHILHLHGELFKSCSCNNKNLIYEHKNDINIGDKAEDGAQLRPFIVWFGEEVPLMREAMKIVKEADIFLVIGTSLQVYPAAGLLHDIKDNCLLIVINPNETGFGYGQRAVVMKETATCGMKLLFDQLVNLA; this is translated from the coding sequence ATGAAAAAACTAACCGTATTAACCGGCGCCGGAATCAGTGCCGAAAGCGGAATAAAGACCTTCAGGGACGGAGACGGGCTATGGGAAAATCACAGCATCACCGATGTGGCCAGTCCGGAAGGATGGCGGAAGGACCGGGCACTGGTCCTGGAATTCTATAACCAGCGGCGGCGCCAGCTTCATGAAGTAGAGCCTAACGAGGCACACAGGTTATTGGCAGAACTGGAAAACTATTTCGAGGTGCAGATCATTACGCAAAATATTGATGACCTGCATGAGCGGGCCGGCTCTACCCATATTCTGCATCTGCATGGAGAATTATTCAAATCCTGTTCCTGCAATAATAAAAACCTGATTTATGAACATAAAAACGACATCAATATCGGTGATAAAGCCGAAGACGGTGCTCAGTTAAGGCCTTTTATTGTCTGGTTCGGGGAAGAAGTTCCGTTAATGAGGGAAGCGATGAAAATAGTTAAGGAAGCCGATATCTTCCTGGTGATCGGAACTTCTTTACAGGTATATCCGGCTGCCGGATTGCTTCATGATATTAAAGATAACTGTCTTCTGATCGTCATCAATCCCAACGAAACGGGGTTCGGCTACGGTCAAAGAGCGGTGGTAATGAAAGAAACCGCAACCTGTGGAATGAAACTTTTATTTGATCAACTGGTTAATCTTGCCTGA